In the Thauera sedimentorum genome, one interval contains:
- a CDS encoding ABC transporter ATP-binding protein, which produces MSSELLLRVVSLERAYRSYETPKHRLFELLGIRRPVPPKLAVNNVSFELRRGEILGLIGPNGAGKSTLLQMIAGTLRPTGGTLEVHGRVTALLELGAGVDPELTGRENIRLMGAMYGLSDEEVDRRFDAIADFSELGEALDDPVKTYSSGMFLRLAFSVSTAMEPDLLIVDEALAVGDVGFQAKCLDRLEKLIDGGASIVLAAHDLQLIKNYCTSAICLNKGSIEASGDPETVVEHYYYLVRQRGADRASSLSWRSAESGVRFGSEQAFIDSVEVCTDGDAGSVRFGQTLPVMVRANVPASYRGSLSVAIVLRDIRGYNLYGLVASEAGDQIVWRDAQTVEARFSLPMRVADGEYSLTVRLEKDRSESATTLLDKHVGVCRIVCEGSKNTFLGSVDLGGCVVSD; this is translated from the coding sequence ATGTCCTCTGAGTTGCTGCTGCGTGTCGTTTCGCTGGAGCGGGCGTACCGATCCTATGAGACGCCGAAACATCGCCTGTTCGAGTTGTTGGGCATCCGGCGACCCGTTCCCCCGAAGCTCGCAGTAAACAATGTCAGCTTCGAACTCCGGCGCGGTGAGATCCTGGGACTGATCGGGCCGAATGGGGCGGGGAAGTCGACACTGTTGCAGATGATCGCAGGTACCTTGCGGCCAACGGGCGGAACGCTCGAAGTCCATGGGCGGGTGACGGCTTTGCTGGAACTCGGTGCAGGGGTCGATCCTGAGCTGACCGGACGCGAGAACATCCGGCTGATGGGGGCGATGTATGGCCTTTCCGATGAGGAGGTTGATCGCCGGTTTGATGCCATTGCCGACTTCAGCGAGCTGGGCGAAGCGCTCGACGATCCAGTGAAGACGTATTCGTCGGGAATGTTCCTGAGGCTTGCGTTTTCTGTATCGACCGCAATGGAGCCAGATCTCCTGATTGTGGATGAGGCACTGGCGGTAGGCGACGTTGGTTTCCAGGCCAAGTGTCTCGACCGGCTGGAGAAGCTGATCGATGGCGGCGCAAGTATTGTTCTCGCCGCGCATGATCTGCAGTTGATCAAGAATTACTGTACCAGCGCGATCTGCTTGAACAAGGGCAGCATTGAGGCCAGCGGCGATCCAGAGACCGTCGTCGAGCACTATTACTATCTCGTCAGGCAGCGAGGCGCCGACAGGGCCTCCAGCTTGAGTTGGCGCTCGGCAGAGTCCGGGGTGAGATTCGGCTCCGAGCAGGCATTCATCGATTCAGTCGAGGTGTGCACGGACGGTGACGCGGGCAGTGTCCGTTTCGGCCAGACATTGCCCGTCATGGTTCGTGCAAACGTACCTGCGAGCTATCGGGGCAGCCTCAGTGTGGCGATCGTGCTGCGGGATATCAGGGGGTACAACCTGTATGGTCTCGTTGCCAGCGAGGCTGGCGATCAGATTGTCTGGCGGGACGCGCAGACCGTTGAAGCGCGGTTTTCCTTGCCAATGCGGGTTGCCGACGGTGAGTATTCCTTGACCGTGCGGCTGGAGAAGGACCGCAGCGAGAGTGCCACGACACTCCTGGACAAGCATGTCGGGGTATGTCGAATCGTTTGCGAGGGTAGTAAGAACACGTTTCTTGGCTCGGTGGATCTTGGCGGTTGCGTCGTGTCGGATTGA
- a CDS encoding sulfotransferase, which translates to MAGVFPGSRLNVSNDSLPFADLYDTSVDEYLSDPYAFDKVKWCRKVGRALEEHLAGKPPGQRWLLKNPRSILMLEPLSSCLEGLFFVHVVRNGVEMAFSGNQRQAVLHGDRILGPEGERLAHGPVRSLAVWEAVNRMGERFARLQPDKYLRIRYEDFCLNPAQEMERLDRRVGFGLEHGKVDQRQFRKSLRALPVDWQHSLPAEARGARSLLQEYGYQC; encoded by the coding sequence ATGGCAGGCGTCTTCCCCGGGTCTCGCCTGAACGTGAGCAATGACTCCCTGCCATTTGCCGATCTCTACGATACGAGTGTCGATGAGTACCTGAGCGACCCGTATGCTTTCGACAAGGTGAAGTGGTGCCGTAAGGTGGGGCGCGCACTCGAGGAGCATCTGGCGGGCAAGCCCCCCGGGCAACGCTGGTTGCTGAAGAATCCGAGGTCGATCCTCATGCTCGAACCCTTGAGCAGCTGTCTCGAAGGCTTGTTCTTCGTGCACGTCGTTCGAAACGGAGTGGAGATGGCATTCTCCGGGAATCAGCGCCAAGCCGTTCTGCACGGTGACCGTATTCTCGGGCCTGAGGGCGAACGCCTGGCGCATGGGCCGGTCCGGTCCTTGGCAGTGTGGGAAGCGGTCAATCGCATGGGCGAGCGGTTTGCTCGGTTGCAGCCTGACAAGTACCTGAGAATCCGGTACGAGGACTTCTGCCTGAACCCGGCGCAGGAGATGGAGCGTTTGGATCGACGTGTTGGATTTGGGCTTGAGCACGGGAAAGTGGATCAACGGCAGTTCAGGAAGTCCCTGCGGGCACTTCCGGTTGATTGGCAGCATTCTCTGCCGGCGGAAGCACGAGGTGCGAGAAGCCTGCTTCAGGAGTACGGCTATCAGTGTTGA
- a CDS encoding InlB B-repeat-containing protein — MWNSIKNSLLVALLCSLGAAHAQVQLVLTEGGVEKTCTTVGDVVVSTGQVRAQVQAGCLEVPDGGGGVPAQYALSVTVQGSGTVTSNPAGINCGAQCSGNFDSASNVVLTAAPAAGWNFTAWTGCSSQSGTSCTVTMANNRAVTATFTAQSGGGGGADPLTPVWKPNATTYVFDRGAWTEQFVPRCVPDQYNNCRYGGSRSLYDTVKVGEVWSMRVPYGVGTFYATHSFQIARSETGESLNNYDISLSTTPGDFDSVTGGCRKLNSTTLSAYDPATGTPSWGSHCQLAPNTLYYLNVRPAVGTAGATRCGGSSADACRFRIVLPSGFTYSN, encoded by the coding sequence ATGTGGAATTCAATCAAGAACTCGCTCCTTGTAGCGTTGCTGTGCTCGCTTGGCGCCGCACATGCCCAAGTGCAGCTTGTGCTGACCGAAGGCGGCGTCGAGAAGACGTGTACCACGGTGGGGGATGTGGTGGTGTCCACCGGCCAGGTGCGCGCCCAGGTACAGGCCGGCTGCCTTGAAGTGCCAGATGGCGGCGGCGGAGTACCCGCGCAGTACGCGCTGTCGGTAACCGTCCAGGGAAGCGGCACGGTGACCAGCAATCCGGCGGGGATCAACTGCGGGGCGCAATGTTCCGGGAACTTCGACAGCGCGTCGAACGTGGTGCTGACCGCTGCGCCGGCGGCGGGGTGGAACTTTACAGCCTGGACGGGGTGCTCCTCGCAATCCGGCACCTCATGCACGGTGACGATGGCCAATAACCGCGCGGTGACGGCAACGTTTACCGCGCAATCCGGCGGCGGTGGCGGTGCCGATCCGCTGACGCCGGTGTGGAAGCCCAACGCAACGACCTACGTGTTCGACCGTGGTGCCTGGACCGAGCAGTTCGTGCCGCGTTGCGTGCCCGATCAGTACAACAACTGCCGTTATGGCGGCTCGCGCAGCCTGTACGACACTGTCAAGGTAGGCGAGGTTTGGTCGATGCGGGTGCCCTATGGAGTGGGTACCTTCTACGCGACGCATTCCTTCCAGATCGCGCGTTCCGAGACCGGCGAAAGCTTGAATAACTACGACATCTCGCTGAGCACCACGCCGGGGGACTTCGACTCGGTGACGGGGGGCTGCCGCAAGCTGAACTCGACCACACTTTCGGCATATGATCCGGCAACTGGGACACCGAGTTGGGGTTCGCACTGCCAGCTGGCGCCCAACACCCTGTATTATCTGAACGTCAGGCCGGCGGTCGGCACGGCGGGTGCTACCCGTTGCGGTGGAAGCTCTGCCGACGCCTGCCGTTTCCGTATCGTGCTGCCGAGCGGCTTCACGTACTCGAACTGA
- a CDS encoding ABC transporter permease — MHNPLVMFWCNRRLIHSLALATVASRYRSSWLGMLWPVIQPVLMIGVFSFIFSFVMPLRWGSGAGGHDLPLFLYSGFVVFSFFSDVVTRAPTLILEKPHLVRKVVFPVELLAGVSVLIGAGYFLINFVVLCAFLWLQGYPVENGFVFLVLYLPALALGLTGLSWFLSALTVYVHDTAQVIGLAVSALMFFTPVFYPLSSVAEGVRFWLLMNPLTHVIEGLRALVLEDSMPSVRDVISFWVIAGVVFLFGWFWFRRLKGGFSDVL; from the coding sequence TTGCACAATCCCCTGGTGATGTTCTGGTGCAATCGGCGCTTGATCCACTCATTGGCGCTGGCGACGGTAGCATCGCGTTACCGCTCGTCGTGGTTGGGCATGTTGTGGCCGGTTATTCAGCCGGTTCTCATGATCGGTGTTTTCTCTTTCATCTTTTCCTTCGTCATGCCGCTGCGCTGGGGGAGCGGTGCGGGGGGGCACGACCTGCCGCTATTCTTGTACTCGGGTTTTGTCGTTTTCTCCTTTTTCTCCGATGTCGTAACACGCGCTCCGACGCTGATTCTCGAGAAGCCACATCTGGTACGCAAGGTGGTTTTCCCGGTCGAATTGCTCGCCGGCGTGAGCGTGCTGATCGGTGCCGGCTACTTTCTCATCAATTTCGTCGTGCTCTGCGCCTTCCTGTGGCTGCAGGGATATCCCGTCGAGAACGGTTTCGTGTTCCTCGTGCTGTATCTGCCTGCGCTCGCACTCGGCCTGACCGGATTGAGCTGGTTCCTGAGCGCTCTGACGGTATACGTCCATGACACGGCGCAGGTCATCGGGCTGGCAGTGTCTGCGCTGATGTTCTTCACGCCCGTGTTCTACCCCTTGTCGTCGGTGGCCGAGGGCGTCCGGTTCTGGCTCCTAATGAATCCTTTGACCCACGTCATCGAGGGCCTGCGCGCACTGGTACTGGAGGATTCGATGCCTTCGGTTCGGGATGTGATTTCGTTCTGGGTAATTGCAGGCGTCGTGTTTCTGTTCGGCTGGTTCTGGTTCAGGCGTCTGAAAGGCGGTTTTTCCGATGTCCTCTGA
- a CDS encoding sulfotransferase domain-containing protein has product MLNFMCIGAQKAGTTWLYEQLRADSRIAFPAGKEVHYWDGLRTSQPVAWYLGLFSDPNRINGDITPAYSILEDETVAEISRVCPSTKVVFILRNPIERAWSSALMALSRSEMTVAEASDAWFRDHFQSRGSVLRGDYERTIRTWSRYFPEGTSFRWFFYDDLASSPARFLREVSEFIGLDGRSDLMDAELARRVFAGPGAEIRASLAAFLVDFYRTKIDSLGGFIGRDLSGWYGAYS; this is encoded by the coding sequence GTGTTGAATTTCATGTGCATAGGCGCTCAGAAGGCCGGAACGACTTGGCTCTATGAGCAGTTGCGGGCGGATTCGCGAATCGCGTTTCCGGCGGGGAAGGAGGTTCATTACTGGGACGGTTTGCGTACGTCGCAACCGGTCGCCTGGTACCTCGGGCTGTTCTCGGATCCCAATCGGATAAATGGTGACATTACTCCCGCCTACTCGATTCTCGAGGATGAAACCGTAGCCGAGATATCCCGGGTATGTCCGTCGACCAAGGTTGTCTTCATCTTGCGGAATCCGATCGAGCGCGCGTGGTCCTCGGCGCTGATGGCCTTGAGCCGGTCGGAGATGACGGTTGCTGAGGCGTCAGATGCCTGGTTCAGAGATCACTTCCAGTCCAGGGGGTCTGTGCTTCGGGGAGACTATGAGCGGACGATCAGGACCTGGAGTCGCTACTTTCCTGAGGGAACGAGTTTCCGGTGGTTCTTCTACGATGATCTCGCATCGTCGCCGGCACGTTTCCTGAGAGAAGTTTCCGAATTCATCGGCTTGGACGGGCGGTCCGATCTGATGGATGCTGAGCTTGCCCGGCGAGTATTTGCCGGACCGGGGGCCGAGATTCGCGCGTCTCTGGCGGCCTTTCTGGTCGATTTCTATCGGACGAAGATCGACTCTCTTGGTGGCTTCATTGGCCGGGATCTTTCCGGATGGTACGGGGCGTATTCATGA
- a CDS encoding peptidylprolyl isomerase, which translates to MLKRRFIVLLAGFVPLLSHAIDDKVVLGTAQDVSITAGDVRRELSLVPDAVIRRVLTDPQQHLALIDGMIRLELYAREAEALGVAADPKVQARIEKSRKQILAEVVREHVARSTEPPDFTELAREEYLLRKAEFVVPEQVRARHILLRFEGDAQKAEAIEKLRQIGERVRQGDSFEALAIAHSQDPGSAPEGGDLGLFGRGKMVEPFERAAFALRSPGELSDIVETRFGLHLIQLVERVERRERGFDEVKGPIIARIDADYRKKILESWDREMSEKASSDVDLEMLRKFFAQELERLK; encoded by the coding sequence ATGCTGAAACGCCGTTTCATCGTTCTTCTGGCAGGCTTCGTTCCGCTGCTTTCTCACGCAATTGATGACAAGGTCGTGCTGGGCACGGCCCAGGATGTCAGCATCACCGCAGGCGACGTGCGCAGGGAGCTGTCGCTTGTGCCGGATGCGGTCATCAGGCGGGTGCTGACCGACCCCCAGCAGCATCTTGCGCTGATAGACGGCATGATCAGGCTGGAGCTGTATGCACGGGAGGCGGAGGCCCTGGGTGTGGCGGCCGATCCCAAGGTCCAGGCGCGGATCGAGAAGTCGCGCAAGCAGATCCTTGCAGAAGTGGTGCGCGAGCACGTTGCCCGCAGCACGGAGCCACCGGACTTCACCGAGCTCGCCCGCGAGGAGTACCTGCTTAGGAAGGCGGAGTTCGTCGTGCCGGAGCAGGTGCGTGCCAGGCATATCCTGCTGAGATTCGAAGGTGATGCACAGAAGGCGGAGGCCATCGAGAAGCTCAGGCAGATCGGGGAACGTGTCCGCCAGGGTGATTCTTTTGAGGCGTTGGCCATCGCGCATTCGCAAGATCCTGGCTCAGCGCCGGAGGGCGGGGATCTGGGCCTGTTCGGGCGTGGGAAGATGGTCGAGCCCTTCGAGCGTGCGGCCTTTGCCCTGCGGAGCCCTGGCGAGCTCAGCGACATCGTCGAGACCCGCTTCGGGCTTCATCTCATTCAGCTTGTCGAACGGGTTGAGCGCCGCGAGCGCGGGTTCGACGAAGTGAAGGGGCCGATCATCGCTCGCATCGACGCGGACTACCGGAAGAAGATTCTTGAGAGCTGGGATCGCGAGATGAGCGAGAAGGCTTCCAGTGACGTCGATCTTGAGATGCTCCGCAAGTTCTTCGCGCAGGAGCTCGAACGCCTGAAGTGA